One Oncorhynchus keta strain PuntledgeMale-10-30-2019 chromosome 22, Oket_V2, whole genome shotgun sequence DNA window includes the following coding sequences:
- the fam185a gene encoding protein FAM185A has protein sequence MFGCYANQRIRLGLLRWRSLAACPNNLQDSSLLMLKAFSTSPPSSTKNEASKPLKQWTLVVNPFSKVRVQLQCNISVRPLDPHAFPEANRAFITIHGTSADQAVQLDNFQVHYDDQNRELSILSEVKNSNVSVELTAPIKSDLYITTQGEGNVHVQKMECDTCRVQTERGNCVLHSVKGHQVQVQSQGGNVTGVGTIHGNVDISTSGHSAVNVKKIQGTTMNVSTEHGPLKLKAIYAESTSISSSSGRIQLGHIHGDATVRNETGDIIVDGSNNGYLKVLSKSGNIDAYVGDRGSAELHSQQGAVSVRVPSSIRAGVQLCGMSVEISPEIVLQQAERDFKDSMTTVTGHMNGQLQGDQWIRAQADRGSITLKAQSWFESLKLGS, from the exons ATGTTTGGTTGTTACGCGAACCAACGTATACGTCTCGGACTTCTACGCTGGAGGTCTCTGGCAGCGTGTCCAAATAAcctccaagactcttccttgtTGATGCTGAAGGCGTTCTcgacctctcccccctcttcaaCCAAGAACGAGGCGAGCAAACCCTTGAAGCAGTGGACTCTTGTTGTtaaccccttcagcaaagtacgGGTTCAGCTCCAATGTAACATCTCCGTACGACCTCTGGACCCGCACGCTTTCCCCGAGGCGAACCGGGCCTTCATCACCATTCATGGCACCAGCGCAGATCAAGCCGTCCAGCTAGACAACTTCCAGGTGCACTATGATGACCAAAACAGGGAACTGTCCATCTTGTCCGAGGTCAAAAACAGCAACGTGTCAGTGGAGCTGACCGCTCCCATCAAAAGCG accttTATATCACCACTCAAGGAGAGGGCAACGTGCATGTCCAGAAGATGGAGTGTGATACCTGCAGGgtgcagacagagagggggaattgTGTGCTGCACTCAGTCAAG GGTCACCAGGTGCAGGTTCAGTCCCAGGGGGGCAACGTCACTGGGGTGGGAACCATCCATGGCAATGTGGACATCAGCACATCTGGACACAGT GCGGTGAATGTGAAGAAGATCCAGGGTACTACTATGAACGTGTCGACAGAACATGGCCCTCTGAAACTGAAAGCCATCTACGCTGAGTCCACCTCCATATCGTCCTCTTCAGGGAGGATACAGCTGGGACACATACATG GCGATGCCACAGTGCGGAATGAGACTGGAGATATAATTGTAG ATGGTTCTAACAATGGCTACCTGAAGGTGTTGTCAAAGAGTGGAAACATTGATGCATATGTAGGCGACCGTGGCAGTGCAGAACTCCACTCTCAGCAAG gtgCAGTGTCTGTGCGTGTCCCCTCCTCTATAAGAGCAGGAGTGCAGCTGTGCGGAATGTCAGTAGAGATCAGCCCAGAGATAGTCCTTCAGCAAGCAGAGAGAGATTTCAAAGATAGCATGACTACTGTCACTG GCCATATGAATGGTCAACTCCAGGGTGACCAGTGGATCAGGGCCCAGGCAGACAGAGGCTCCATCACCCTGAAGGCACAGAGCTGGTTTGAGTCTCTGAAGCTGGGCAGCTGA
- the LOC118370947 gene encoding leucine-rich repeat-containing protein 17-like — MRVTSPLLLALLVLLLLPPPSQLRKAGQGRRLKVGRRLLRRDRVRGQGRQGRSGDSRHQVPECSEYSDSEDLFMDCQGQKLSSIPTALSWSRAPDHLLLARNRIRALHDGAFSGFEGLRSLDLQQNRISVLEEGVFLGLIHLTTLLLQHNRLGTLSEEALIPMPALRYLRLHDNPWSCRCTLDSLVRTLQVPSNRNLGNHARCAEPVGLRGRKLRQVDPELLCVELEPPSDPPDRQGEDQRDSTYPLQPIPIRGKPDATTSCHTYLFPTPRLDCRSRDLAEVPADIPGDMVHMDLSQNSLRHLKARDFVEARSLRSLNLSDNNLEDMDTASLSGLLHLHELDLSNNNLHFFHYGVLEDLYFLSLLRLGGNPWVCDYSIHYLVYWLRLHPGVTHSGLLCHSPPELRGKSVEDYVHSYNRACSQTEHSQTEYGQTDPELWVTSMELQEEMEPAHLRGPQKYHVTRLN; from the exons ATGCGTgtgacctcccctctcctcctggctCTCCTAGTACTCCTGCTGCTCCCACCACCCTCCCAGCTGAGAAAGGCAGGCCAGGGTAGGCGGCTCAAAGTAGGCAGACGCCTCCTCAGACGGGACAG GGTGAGAGGTCAGGGGCGCCAGGGCAGGTCAGGAGACTCCAGGCATCAGGTCCCTGAATGCTCAGAGTACAGCGACTCTGAAGACCTCTTCATGGACTGCCAAGGGCAAAAACTTTCCTCCATCCCCACTGCCTTAT CCTGGTCACGGGCTCCAGACCACCTCCTGCTGGCCCGTAACCGTATCCGGGCCCTCCACGACGGGGCCTTCTCTGGCTTCGAGGGCCTGAGGAGCCTGGACCTGCAGCAGAACCGGATCTCAGTGTTGGAGGAGGGGGTGTTCCTGGGCCTGATACACCTCACCACCCTTCTGCTGCAGCACAACCGTCTGGGCACGCTCAGCGAGGAGGCTCTCATCCCCATGCCAGCCCTGCGCTACCTGCGTCTCCATGACAACCCCTGGAGCTGCCGCTGCACACTCGACAGTCTGGTTCGCACACTGCAGGTGCCCAGCAACCGTAACCTGGGGAACCATGCCAG GTGTGCGGAGCCAGTTGGGCTGAGGGGCAGGAAGCTGAGGCAGGTGGACCCAGAGCTGCTGTGTGTGGAACTGGAGCCTCCCAGCGACCCCCCAGACCGGCAGGGGGAGGACCAGAGGGACTCCACATACCCTCTGCAGCCCATCCCCATCAGGGGCAAGCCTGACGCCACCACCTCCTGCCATACCTACCTGTTCCCCACACCCCGACTGGACTGCAGAAGCAGAG ATCTGGCCGAGGTTCCTGCAGACATCCCAGGGGACATGGTTCACATGGACCTGTCCCAAAATTCCCTCCGGCACCTGAAGGCCAGAGACTTTGTGGAGGCCAGAAGCCTAAGGTCACTCAATCTCAGCGACAACAACTTGGAGGACATggacacag CCTCCCTGTCTGGCCTTCTACACCTCCATGAGTTGGACCTTTCCAACAACAACCTGCACTTCTTCCACTATGGTGTTCTAGAAGACCTCTATTTCCTGTCCCTACTAAGGTTGGGGGGAAACCCCTGGGTCTGTGACTACAG CATCCACTACCTGGTGTACTGGCTACGTCTGCACCCAGGGGTGACCCACTCTGGCCTGCTGTGCCACTCCCCTCCTGAGCTCAGAGGAAAGAGTGTGGAGGACTATGTTCACTCCTACAACAGAGCTTGCAGCCAGACAGAGCACAGTCAGACGGAATACGGCCAGACAGATCCAGAATTGTGGGTCACATCTATGGAGCTGCAGGAGGAGATGGAACCGGCACATCTGAGAGGACCGCAGAAATACCACGTCACCAGGTTGAATTAA